A stretch of Flavobacterium sp. N1994 DNA encodes these proteins:
- a CDS encoding sensor histidine kinase encodes MKNRLTTAQEKIRQNLDFKNRITGMISHEIRSPLSIIGLYSKKARANVKDEELKETFKSIEFTTNSLLLLSNQILEYSKEDTHQLVLKCKKVHLKDELNHILSSMSSLAEAKGNQLQIESNLKSDSVVYTDVAKIHQLFYNIIGNANKFTDKGWIKVALDFKPISGFENNLAVIISDNGVGISENDLKNIFESYYQGTVSEKVTNLGVGLGLNICKEIVELFDGEITVTSEQGKGTHVTFNLILTQV; translated from the coding sequence ATGAAAAATAGATTAACTACTGCACAAGAAAAAATACGCCAAAACCTAGACTTTAAAAACAGAATTACCGGAATGATTAGCCATGAAATTCGTTCCCCTTTAAGTATTATCGGGTTATATAGCAAAAAAGCTCGAGCGAATGTTAAAGACGAGGAATTGAAAGAAACCTTTAAGTCAATAGAATTTACGACCAACTCCTTATTGTTATTATCTAATCAAATTTTGGAATATTCAAAAGAGGACACACATCAATTGGTGTTGAAATGTAAAAAAGTACATTTGAAAGATGAATTAAATCATATTCTTTCTTCTATGTCTTCATTGGCTGAAGCCAAAGGCAATCAACTGCAAATAGAATCCAATTTAAAATCGGATAGTGTTGTATATACCGATGTGGCTAAGATTCATCAGCTATTCTATAATATAATCGGAAACGCTAATAAGTTTACCGACAAAGGTTGGATTAAAGTAGCTCTAGATTTCAAACCTATTTCTGGTTTTGAAAACAATTTAGCAGTAATCATTTCAGATAATGGAGTTGGAATATCAGAAAACGATTTGAAAAATATATTTGAGTCGTATTATCAAGGAACGGTTTCAGAAAAAGTTACTAATTTAGGCGTAGGTTTAGGATTGAATATCTGTAAAGAGATTGTGGAATTATTCGATGGAGAAATTACAGTAACCAGTGAACAAGGCAAAGGAACCCATGTTACTTTCAATTTAATTCTTACGCAAGTCTAA
- a CDS encoding response regulator transcription factor, translated as MKLTNNYTFLIADDHSVVRQGISLVIKELFLNAKIHTAGTFKETLKVVKETKLDLLVLDINFPDGNSINIIPEVKSLQPDIKILIFTAYDESIYAMRYLNAGASGFLNKGCSEDEIKNAVKSMITSGKYVTQTIKDRILDSYISKTPINPLEKLSIREVEVARLLIKGYGNLEISDLLQIKKTTVSTFKNRVFEKLEIDNLAALIELFQLYFEENK; from the coding sequence ATGAAGTTAACAAACAACTATACTTTTTTAATTGCTGATGATCATAGTGTGGTGCGTCAAGGAATTTCATTAGTAATCAAAGAACTCTTTTTAAATGCCAAAATCCATACCGCAGGGACTTTTAAAGAAACCCTTAAAGTAGTTAAAGAAACCAAGTTAGATTTGTTAGTCTTAGACATCAACTTCCCCGATGGCAATAGTATCAATATTATTCCGGAAGTAAAAAGCCTTCAGCCCGACATTAAGATTCTGATTTTTACTGCTTATGATGAATCTATTTATGCGATGCGGTATTTAAATGCTGGAGCTTCTGGTTTTTTAAACAAAGGTTGCTCGGAAGACGAGATTAAAAACGCTGTTAAAAGCATGATTACTTCGGGCAAGTATGTTACACAAACCATTAAAGACCGAATATTAGATTCCTACATCTCCAAAACGCCAATCAATCCGCTTGAAAAACTATCGATACGAGAAGTAGAAGTCGCACGCTTATTAATCAAAGGTTATGGCAATTTAGAAATATCTGACTTACTTCAGATCAAGAAAACGACAGTCAGCACCTTTAAAAACCGTGTTTTTGAAAAATTGGAAATCGACAACTTAGCCGCTTTAATTGAGTTGTTCCAATTGTACTTCGAGGAGAATAAGTAA
- a CDS encoding sensor histidine kinase, whose translation MEKTNSCIAPAKELDLVEKLTTCRELNSRLLNLFYTMSHNLNAHTGNIKLLLDIIDFEDDPTETKEALGHLRTVSDNLNNTIADLFKIVSVESNKNIAKESLNLNQYIDKVSQIISGYKNENHITFINKVPTNAYVNFNSAYLESVLLNFATNAIKYAHQDRLPQVEFDFYLENEYQVLAIKDNGIGIDLERHGNALFGLYKTFHKHENANGFGLYISKYQIEAMNGKVTVDSEVGVGTTFKIYFRD comes from the coding sequence ATGGAAAAGACCAATAGCTGTATCGCTCCTGCCAAAGAATTAGATTTGGTTGAAAAGCTAACTACTTGTAGAGAGCTTAATAGTAGGTTATTGAATTTATTTTATACTATGTCTCACAATTTAAATGCCCACACGGGAAATATTAAGTTATTGCTTGATATCATTGATTTTGAGGATGATCCTACTGAAACGAAAGAAGCCTTAGGGCATTTAAGAACAGTTTCTGATAATTTGAATAACACCATTGCCGATTTGTTCAAGATAGTGAGTGTGGAGAGTAATAAGAATATTGCAAAAGAGTCTTTGAATTTGAATCAATATATAGATAAAGTCAGCCAAATTATTTCAGGGTATAAGAATGAAAATCACATCACCTTTATCAATAAGGTACCTACTAATGCCTATGTGAATTTCAATTCGGCTTATTTGGAAAGCGTGCTGTTAAATTTTGCAACAAACGCCATTAAGTATGCACACCAAGATCGATTACCTCAAGTAGAATTTGACTTTTATCTTGAAAACGAATACCAAGTCTTAGCCATAAAAGATAACGGAATTGGAATTGATTTAGAACGCCATGGAAATGCTTTATTCGGATTGTATAAAACGTTTCATAAGCATGAAAATGCCAATGGGTTTGGGTTATACATTTCAAAATACCAAATAGAAGCTATGAATGGTAAAGTTACCGTGGATAGCGAAGTAGGAGTAGGGACAACGTTCAAAATATATTTTAGGGATTAA
- a CDS encoding YegP family protein: MGRFIITKRTNGEFQFNLKANNGMVILTSEGYTTKANCEKGIESVKRFSYDSSLFRKNKSVNGKYYFTLLASNGQIIGTSQMYGSDFACDKGIASIKSNAPEATVEDKSNKRIFITEMTNNYAIKESSL; this comes from the coding sequence ATGGGAAGATTTATAATCACCAAAAGAACTAATGGCGAATTTCAATTCAATTTGAAAGCCAATAACGGAATGGTAATTCTTACTAGTGAAGGCTACACTACAAAAGCGAATTGCGAGAAGGGTATCGAATCGGTAAAACGATTTTCATATGACAGTAGTTTGTTTCGTAAAAACAAATCGGTCAATGGCAAGTATTACTTTACCCTATTAGCCAGTAATGGACAAATTATTGGTACCAGTCAAATGTATGGAAGTGATTTTGCTTGTGATAAAGGTATTGCCTCTATAAAAAGTAATGCCCCTGAAGCTACTGTAGAAGACAAATCTAACAAACGAATTTTTATTACTGAAATGACGAATAACTATGCAATAAAAGAATCGTCACTGTAA
- a CDS encoding response regulator encodes MSKVLLIEDNNEIRDNIVEILELARYEVIVAQNGKEGVEKAIKTIPDIILCDIMMPELDGYGVLYLLSKNQETVNIPFIFTTSKSDRLDIRKGMEMGADDYLTKPFGRLELLNAIEIRLKKKVLQHDFYSKSLEQLDHLISKNKGLTELKKIIDERKSRLFKKNQVVHYEGDNATGIYLVLSGKIKTIKMTEEGRELITGIYEPDDFLGTNIILSNMSYDDTATALEDTHLCFFPKAQFDEMLRLYPDVAEKFLKILSNEIRNKDAYLLQLAYQSVRKRIAEAILRLVKKQSNESVCITRDDLAALSGTASETVSRTLTEFKNEGLIEKRGSILKILNQDKIVKMRN; translated from the coding sequence ATGAGCAAAGTATTACTAATAGAAGACAACAACGAAATAAGAGACAACATTGTAGAAATCCTTGAATTGGCCAGATACGAAGTTATCGTAGCTCAAAATGGCAAAGAAGGGGTTGAAAAAGCTATAAAAACTATTCCCGATATCATTCTGTGTGATATCATGATGCCTGAACTGGATGGTTATGGCGTGTTGTATCTCCTCTCTAAAAATCAAGAAACCGTTAATATTCCCTTTATATTCACAACTTCTAAATCAGACCGACTTGATATACGCAAAGGCATGGAAATGGGAGCCGATGATTATCTTACTAAACCCTTTGGCCGATTAGAACTTTTAAATGCTATTGAAATCCGACTGAAGAAAAAAGTACTGCAACATGATTTTTACAGCAAATCCTTAGAACAGTTAGATCATCTTATATCAAAAAATAAAGGCCTGACCGAATTAAAAAAAATCATTGATGAACGTAAAAGCAGGTTGTTCAAGAAAAATCAGGTGGTGCATTATGAAGGAGATAATGCTACTGGGATTTACTTAGTACTTTCTGGAAAAATTAAGACTATCAAAATGACTGAAGAAGGAAGGGAACTCATTACGGGTATTTATGAGCCTGATGATTTTTTGGGGACCAACATTATCCTTTCGAATATGTCTTATGACGATACCGCCACCGCACTTGAAGACACTCATTTGTGCTTTTTCCCTAAAGCCCAATTTGATGAGATGTTGCGGTTGTATCCTGATGTTGCCGAAAAATTTCTCAAAATCTTATCTAATGAAATTCGGAATAAAGATGCCTATCTTTTGCAACTGGCCTACCAATCCGTAAGAAAGCGAATTGCCGAAGCTATTTTGCGCTTAGTAAAAAAACAAAGTAATGAAAGCGTCTGCATCACAAGAGATGATCTTGCTGCCTTATCCGGCACCGCTTCTGAAACCGTTAGCCGCACTTTAACGGAATTTAAAAATGAAGGTTTGATTGAAAAAAGAGGCAGTATCTTAAAAATTCTAAATCAAGATAAGATTGTTAAGATGCGGAATTAG
- a CDS encoding PAS domain-containing sensor histidine kinase, translating into MEKAALLNAIVYNAIDGIITTDDFGTVESINPTACVLFGYSEQEVLGNNIALLIPSLDWPSRDYFSSRYKTTVDSPFIEKARELKGRTKEGYQFPFKLGVSEVHYAGRKIYAGFIHDLSQQKADEERLKNYASHLEELVELRTKTLNDTIKALEKSKEKVSATLEKEKTLSKLKNRFLSMASHEFRTPLSTAQLSASLIEKYAEPLENANITKHAGKIINAVTNLTTVLNDFLYIEQLEIGRVKTNITYFDLKKLGEEITEEMQLLAKGQQQIHFTHNGTQKLMHLDANLLKNSIINLITNAIKYSNDTSRIEFTTEINDTNCIITVKDEGIGIPQEDQNHLFEPFFRAHNTGNIPGTGLGLNIVARYIALMNGCISYSSIVNEGTQFTLTFSMK; encoded by the coding sequence ATGGAAAAAGCTGCTCTACTTAATGCCATAGTGTATAATGCCATTGACGGTATTATCACTACTGATGATTTTGGAACTGTAGAAAGTATTAATCCAACAGCTTGTGTACTCTTCGGATATTCTGAACAAGAAGTTTTAGGAAATAATATAGCTTTACTAATTCCATCTCTCGATTGGCCATCACGCGATTACTTCTCTAGCCGATATAAAACAACGGTTGATAGCCCCTTTATAGAAAAAGCAAGAGAACTTAAAGGAAGAACTAAAGAGGGTTACCAATTTCCTTTTAAACTTGGTGTGAGCGAAGTTCATTATGCCGGTCGAAAGATTTATGCCGGATTCATTCATGACCTTAGCCAACAAAAAGCCGATGAAGAACGCCTAAAAAACTATGCTTCTCATTTGGAAGAATTGGTGGAACTCCGAACCAAAACCTTAAATGATACGATAAAAGCCCTCGAAAAATCAAAAGAGAAAGTAAGTGCCACTTTAGAAAAAGAAAAAACTCTTAGTAAACTTAAAAACCGATTTTTATCGATGGCTTCTCATGAGTTCCGCACTCCTTTAAGCACGGCTCAGTTATCCGCTTCTCTTATTGAAAAATATGCCGAGCCTCTGGAGAACGCTAATATTACCAAACATGCTGGCAAAATCATTAATGCTGTAACCAACTTGACTACGGTCCTCAATGATTTCTTATACATAGAACAATTAGAAATAGGTCGAGTGAAAACTAACATCACTTATTTTGACTTGAAGAAGTTAGGAGAGGAGATTACAGAAGAAATGCAATTACTTGCCAAAGGTCAGCAGCAAATACACTTCACTCATAATGGAACTCAAAAACTAATGCATCTGGATGCTAATTTACTTAAGAACAGTATCATCAATTTAATTACCAATGCTATAAAATACTCTAATGATACTTCTCGCATAGAGTTCACCACCGAAATTAACGATACCAATTGTATTATAACTGTAAAAGATGAAGGGATTGGCATTCCACAAGAAGATCAAAACCATTTATTTGAACCTTTTTTCAGAGCACACAATACGGGTAATATTCCTGGTACTGGATTGGGTTTGAATATAGTTGCCCGATATATTGCGCTGATGAATGGATGTATTTCCTATAGTAGTATTGTAAATGAAGGAACCCAATTTACACTAACCTTTTCGATGAAATGA
- a CDS encoding type 1 glutamine amidotransferase domain-containing protein has translation MKILIVLTSHDTLGTTSGKTGFWIEEFAAPYYVLLDAGATITIASPKGGQPPVDPKSEAKEAQTADTERFYKDKTAIDLVAHSLKLSDLDQADYDGVFYPGGHGPLWDLANDKDSIHLIEGFYNHQKPIAFVCHAPAALVNVKAKNGQPLVKGKHLTSFSNTEEEAVKLTKVVPFLLEDELSKQGAHYSKGNDWESYVKQDGLLITGQNPASSAAVAKLLLETLNDKKEK, from the coding sequence ATGAAAATACTGATTGTACTAACCTCCCATGATACTTTAGGGACTACCAGTGGGAAAACTGGTTTTTGGATTGAAGAATTTGCAGCACCTTACTATGTTCTTTTAGATGCTGGTGCGACTATTACCATTGCGTCACCAAAAGGAGGGCAGCCTCCAGTTGATCCTAAAAGCGAAGCGAAAGAAGCGCAGACGGCAGATACTGAGAGATTCTACAAAGACAAAACAGCAATTGATCTTGTCGCACATTCCCTAAAATTAAGTGATTTAGATCAAGCCGACTACGATGGGGTATTTTATCCTGGAGGTCATGGTCCGTTATGGGATTTGGCTAATGACAAAGATTCTATTCACTTGATAGAAGGTTTTTATAATCATCAAAAGCCAATTGCTTTCGTATGTCATGCGCCCGCTGCTTTAGTTAATGTAAAAGCCAAAAACGGTCAGCCTTTAGTAAAAGGAAAACACCTAACTAGTTTTTCGAATACGGAAGAGGAGGCCGTGAAGTTAACTAAAGTGGTTCCCTTTTTACTGGAAGATGAGCTTTCCAAACAGGGCGCTCATTATAGCAAAGGAAATGACTGGGAATCCTATGTAAAACAAGATGGATTACTGATTACAGGACAAAATCCAGCTTCTTCCGCTGCGGTAGCAAAATTGCTATTAGAAACACTAAATGACAAAAAAGAGAAATAA
- a CDS encoding 2,3-bisphosphoglycerate-dependent phosphoglycerate mutase, translating into MSLLVLVRHGQSVYNLENRFTGTVDIGLTPLGEEEAKQTGEKLKEYSFDRAYTSMLIRAQESLRIILEVITQTNIPVIKNAALNERMYGSLQGLNKEETTKKYGEAQVEIWRRSYAVSPPDGESLAATFARTVPYYKTEIEPKLRAGQNVLIVAHGNSLRSLMMYLENISPEAIAKVNMSTGVPRMYTLNTELKVLAVAYL; encoded by the coding sequence ATGTCCCTATTAGTTTTGGTTCGTCACGGACAATCAGTTTATAACTTAGAAAACCGTTTTACTGGCACTGTCGATATTGGTCTCACACCACTAGGAGAAGAGGAAGCAAAACAAACTGGAGAAAAACTCAAAGAGTACTCTTTTGATAGGGCTTATACTTCAATGCTTATAAGAGCTCAGGAAAGTTTACGAATTATTCTAGAAGTAATAACACAAACAAATATTCCTGTCATAAAAAACGCTGCCTTGAATGAAAGAATGTATGGCAGTTTACAGGGGCTTAACAAAGAAGAAACGACAAAGAAATATGGAGAAGCACAAGTTGAAATATGGAGAAGAAGTTATGCTGTTAGTCCACCCGATGGTGAAAGTTTAGCCGCCACTTTTGCAAGAACCGTACCCTATTACAAAACCGAAATAGAACCCAAATTAAGAGCTGGTCAAAATGTATTAATTGTGGCACATGGTAACAGTTTACGATCCTTGATGATGTATCTGGAAAACATCAGCCCAGAAGCCATTGCAAAAGTGAATATGTCAACTGGAGTGCCTAGAATGTATACCCTAAATACAGAACTGAAAGTTTTAGCCGTAGCCTACTTATAA
- a CDS encoding DUF4142 domain-containing protein, whose amino-acid sequence MKNYKERVLQGIVLIVVIGTTFNYLDGKSQVSKKIVLQRNDVAYDRRRSEEAAQFLLDASEINLEQISLGKLAQQKGNKKETKVLGKRMERDYANSNNVLNSLLKTKSITLPTSQTEMGLKAYQKLNHQSGINFDRTYTAMMISQHQFAISLFETASSECLDPEIKAWAGSTLPTLKTNLELALKCQKECNAIN is encoded by the coding sequence ATGAAAAATTATAAAGAAAGAGTTTTACAAGGAATCGTGTTAATTGTTGTCATTGGCACAACATTCAACTATTTGGATGGCAAATCTCAAGTTAGTAAAAAAATCGTACTGCAAAGAAACGATGTTGCCTACGATAGAAGAAGAAGCGAAGAAGCAGCTCAATTTTTATTGGATGCATCCGAAATTAACTTAGAACAAATTAGTTTAGGGAAATTAGCACAACAAAAAGGAAATAAGAAAGAGACTAAAGTCTTAGGAAAAAGGATGGAAAGGGATTATGCAAATTCCAATAATGTATTGAATTCATTACTTAAAACAAAAAGCATAACACTTCCTACATCGCAAACCGAAATGGGATTGAAAGCTTATCAAAAGCTAAACCATCAGTCAGGAATTAATTTTGATAGAACCTACACGGCTATGATGATAAGTCAACATCAATTTGCTATATCCTTATTTGAAACAGCCTCTTCAGAATGTCTTGATCCAGAAATCAAAGCATGGGCAGGCTCAACACTTCCCACTCTAAAAACCAATCTCGAGCTGGCTTTAAAATGTCAAAAGGAATGCAATGCAATAAATTAG
- a CDS encoding ferritin-like domain-containing protein, translating to MENEKTVEVLNTLITINNDRIEGYETASKETEEQDLKNLFGQFIATSQKCRQELVLEVAALDGEIAEGTLTSGKFFRVWMDVKAALTGKDRKAILNSCEYGEDAALATYKEALEDYTGLLNTKQQSMISHQQSLIKADHNKVKAMRDALVEI from the coding sequence ATGGAAAATGAAAAAACAGTCGAAGTGTTAAATACACTAATCACAATCAATAACGATAGAATTGAAGGATATGAAACGGCCTCCAAAGAAACAGAAGAACAAGATTTGAAAAACTTGTTTGGGCAATTTATTGCTACTAGTCAAAAATGCAGGCAAGAATTAGTACTAGAAGTGGCTGCACTTGATGGAGAAATTGCAGAAGGTACCTTAACCTCGGGCAAATTCTTCCGAGTTTGGATGGATGTAAAAGCAGCGCTTACAGGAAAAGACAGGAAAGCGATTCTTAATTCCTGCGAATACGGAGAAGATGCTGCACTTGCCACTTATAAAGAAGCCCTTGAAGATTATACAGGACTTTTAAATACCAAACAGCAATCGATGATAAGTCACCAACAATCATTAATAAAAGCAGATCACAATAAAGTAAAAGCAATGCGTGATGCTTTAGTAGAAATTTAG
- a CDS encoding 4a-hydroxytetrahydrobiopterin dehydratase → MWKEENNQLQRSFQFNDFIEAFTFMTRVAFAAEKMNHHPNWSNEYNKVDIALFTHDAKDKITEKDHSLAKLIDTIYANQ, encoded by the coding sequence ATGTGGAAAGAAGAAAACAATCAATTGCAACGAAGCTTTCAGTTTAACGACTTTATAGAAGCTTTTACTTTTATGACCCGAGTGGCTTTTGCCGCCGAAAAAATGAACCATCATCCCAATTGGAGTAACGAATACAACAAAGTTGATATAGCCCTTTTTACTCATGATGCCAAGGACAAGATTACCGAAAAAGATCATTCACTAGCGAAACTAATAGACACCATTTATGCTAACCAATAG